TCCCCAGAGGATATTGCGAGCTGGTCTCATGGTGAGGTAACCAAACCAGAGACTATCAATTATCGGTCTCAAAGGCCGGAAAAAGATGGATTGTATTGTGAAAAAATTTTTGGTCCAACCAAGGATCGGCAATGTTATTGTGGTAAATACAAAGGCATTAGATATAAGGGTATTACCTGTGATAAATGTGGAGTATTGTTGGCCAGAAGCAATATCCGTCGTCAAAGAATGGGCCATATTAAGCTAGCTGTCCCAGTGACTCATAGTTGGTTTTTGCGAGGTACTCCTAGTAGCATTGGTTTGGCTTTGGGGATGTCGGTCAAGGATCTTGAGAAAGTAATATATTTTGCTAGCTTTATTGTAGTGTCAGTAGATCAAGAGTACAAAGAAAAATTACTGAAGAATCTCGAAACAGATTATCAGCAAAAACGCAAAGAATTGAGCGAAAGTCAGTCCAATGATCAAGCACTACTTGATCAGTTAGCTGAACTAGATAACGATTATAACCTTCAGGTAGAAGAGATTAAGGCAATTGAGAGGCGTCAATTACTTAGTGAGAATAAGTACTACGAACTATCTTCCAGATATCCAGATTTGTTTGAGGCTAAGATTGGTGCTGAAGCTATTTACCAATTACTCTCCGAGATTAATTTAGTTGAATTGATTAGCGAATTGAAGTTGGAGGCTGAAGAATCTGCCAATCAGAAGCTTCGCAAGCTTCGCAAGCGGATTAATATGTTAGAATCAATTCAAAAGGCAGAAATTAAACCAAGTGATATGGTTTTAACAGTCTTGCCAGTAATACCGCCAGAGCTACGGCCAATGGTGCAGCTCGATGGAGGTCGGTTTGCTACTAGTGATCTCAATGATCTGTACAGAAGAGTAATCAATCGTAATAATCGTTTGAAGAAGCTATTTGATCTTGGTGCGCCAGAAGTAATTTGTCGCAATGAAAAGAGGATGCTTCAAGAAGCTGTCGATGCCCTGATAGATAACAACTCACGTAGAGACAAGCCGGCAATGAGTACTGGTGGCAAAAAGGTTCTCAAGAGCCTAACTGCTCTACTTAAGGGTAAGCAGGGTAGATTTAGACAAAACTTACTAGGTAAGCGTGTTGACTATTCAGCTCGTTCGGTAATAGTTGTTGGGCCTGAACTAGATATTGATCAATGTGGTATTCCCAAGAAAATGGCAATCGAACTATTTAGACCATTTGTGATTGGTAAATTAATTGAAGAGGGTATTGCTCATAATATCAAGACTGCTAATCGTGTGATTGAACAAGGCGGAGACGAAGTTTGGGATGCACTTGAAGAAGTAATTGCCAATAGGTATGTTCTACTAAACAGAGCACCTACCTTGCACCGACTTAGTGTCCAAGCCTTTAGGCCAGTTTTGACTGAGGGCAAAGCAATCAGTTTGACACCATTGGTCTGTGCTGCCTTTAATGCGGATTTTGATGGAGATCAGATGGCAGTTCACTTACCTTTAAGTCAAGCTGCACAAGCAGAGGCTAGAGAGATTATGCTTTCGAGCTATAACCTGATCAAGCCTTCTAGTGGTCAACCAATCGTTCGGCCAGTGCTAGATATGATTTTGGGTATCAATTATATGACTACAGCCAAAGACAATATGGTCAATAAGTATTACCCTGATTTTGAGAGTATGATGTTGGCTTATCAGTCTGGAAAATTAGGCTTGAGAGAAAAAGCAAAGATCAGATTTGAATCTGGCGAACTCGTCGAAACTACTGTTGGAAGGTATTTGTTTAACCAACTTTTACCTGATGGATTTGAGTATATCAATCAGCAATTAGGTAAGTCGGATCTCAATAAGATTATTCTTGAGGTATTTAATAGTCTTGATAATCTAGAAGCTGCTAAATTTGCTGATAAGCTCAAGGAGATTGGATTTAAGTATGCAACTGTTTCAGGAATTTCAATTGGAATGGACGACATGATGATTCCTAGTCAGAAAACTGAGCTCCTGGAAGCTAGTGAAAGCCAAGTCAGGGGATTGGTCAGTTTGTACGAACAGGGGTTGATTACTGATAAGGAGCGCTATACTCAGACAGTTAATGTTTGGAAAAAGACTACCGAGGCAATTGAGAAATTGGTGACTAGTGATTCTAGGGATTTGGATTCTGCTTTCGTCAGGGTTGTAAAGTCAGGTGCCAGGGGAAACATTAGTAATATTAATCAGACCTCAGGGATGCTTGGCTTGGTAGCCAATCCATCTGGTAGAACTATCGAGCTGCCCGTACGATCGAGTTATAAGGAAGGTTTAGATAGTCTAGAGTACTTTATTGCTTTGCACGGTGCAAGGAAAGGGTTGACAGATACTGCACTTAGGACTGCTGAGTCTGGCTATCTAACTAGGAAATTAGTGGATGTCAGTCAAGATATTGTAGTTACTGAGTATGATTGTGGTGACCTAGAGGGCTATTTACTAGAGTTTGACTATCAAGATCAAACTAAATTAGATTTCTACTCTGACTGGTTGGTAGGTAGAGTATCCCTGCATGACGTCAAGCTTGAGTCTGGCCGGAAGATCAAACAAGGTAATTTGATGGATGAGGCAGATGCCGAATCAATCCTACAAGCAAAGCTGCCTAATTTCAAGATTCGTTCGGTGATGAGCTGTAAATCTTACAAGGGAATCTGTCAGTTGTGCTATGGAGCCGATCTTTCCAGCAAGCAACTAGTTGAGATTGGGGAGAGTGTTGGAGTGATTGCAGCTCAGTCCATTGGTGAGCCAGGAACTCAGCTTACTATGCGTACCTTCCATAGCGGGGGGG
The sequence above is drawn from the Candidatus Saccharibacteria bacterium genome and encodes:
- the rpoC gene encoding DNA-directed RNA polymerase subunit beta' — encoded protein: SPEDIASWSHGEVTKPETINYRSQRPEKDGLYCEKIFGPTKDRQCYCGKYKGIRYKGITCDKCGVLLARSNIRRQRMGHIKLAVPVTHSWFLRGTPSSIGLALGMSVKDLEKVIYFASFIVVSVDQEYKEKLLKNLETDYQQKRKELSESQSNDQALLDQLAELDNDYNLQVEEIKAIERRQLLSENKYYELSSRYPDLFEAKIGAEAIYQLLSEINLVELISELKLEAEESANQKLRKLRKRINMLESIQKAEIKPSDMVLTVLPVIPPELRPMVQLDGGRFATSDLNDLYRRVINRNNRLKKLFDLGAPEVICRNEKRMLQEAVDALIDNNSRRDKPAMSTGGKKVLKSLTALLKGKQGRFRQNLLGKRVDYSARSVIVVGPELDIDQCGIPKKMAIELFRPFVIGKLIEEGIAHNIKTANRVIEQGGDEVWDALEEVIANRYVLLNRAPTLHRLSVQAFRPVLTEGKAISLTPLVCAAFNADFDGDQMAVHLPLSQAAQAEAREIMLSSYNLIKPSSGQPIVRPVLDMILGINYMTTAKDNMVNKYYPDFESMMLAYQSGKLGLREKAKIRFESGELVETTVGRYLFNQLLPDGFEYINQQLGKSDLNKIILEVFNSLDNLEAAKFADKLKEIGFKYATVSGISIGMDDMMIPSQKTELLEASESQVRGLVSLYEQGLITDKERYTQTVNVWKKTTEAIEKLVTSDSRDLDSAFVRVVKSGARGNISNINQTSGMLGLVANPSGRTIELPVRSSYKEGLDSLEYFIALHGARKGLTDTALRTAESGYLTRKLVDVSQDIVVTEYDCGDLEGYLLEFDYQDQTKLDFYSDWLVGRVSLHDVKLESGRKIKQGNLMDEADAESILQAKLPNFKIRSVMSCKSYKGICQLCYGADLSSKQLVEIGESVGVIAAQSIGEPGTQLTMRTFHSGGVIGEDITQGLPRVEELFEARIPKGKAVLSEYKGLVKLKEQRGHIIVRVEPDQLSNQEYILDEINLLVEDKQYVEQDEVVGINKSDQSRVLASHPSTVKISKTKLMLEPDQPGAQEYTIPDNATLLVKDGQRVDAGDKLTEGSINLQDLLRLRDQVAVERYIIDEIQKIYASQGELIVPKHIEIIIKQMFSRSKVLDKGDSDLVDGEIVSDSRVRRINNGLLANHNKPVLVRQLLMPITRVSTNSDSWLSAASFQETTRVLIGASLEGKRDQLDGLKENVIIGRLIPAGTGFYSSQEEE